In one window of Pseudomonas putida DNA:
- a CDS encoding NAD(P)-dependent oxidoreductase, which produces MSTALPSLGFAGIGLMGLPMCRRLLAAGYPLTVWNRSPQKCAELVAAGARLAESPAALCRDTDIVLLCLADTGVVREVVFGEQGIAQGGRSGQLLVDFSSLEPTATRDMAAELAALCGMAWLDAPVSGGTPGAEAGTLAIMVGGDAADLARVRPVLLTLGQRVTHMGAVGAGQVTKACNQMIVACNALVIAEVVALAERSGVDASLIAEALCGGFADSRPLQILAPQMAQSRYTPVKWHVRTLLKDLDTAVKFSREQGSATPISGLAAQLMRLHGSQGHLQNDPATLVELFRARD; this is translated from the coding sequence ATGAGTACTGCATTGCCTTCCCTGGGATTCGCCGGGATCGGCCTGATGGGCCTGCCGATGTGCCGTCGTCTGTTGGCTGCCGGCTACCCGCTGACCGTGTGGAACCGCAGCCCGCAGAAGTGCGCCGAGCTGGTCGCCGCTGGCGCACGCCTGGCCGAGAGCCCGGCGGCGTTGTGCCGTGACACTGACATCGTGCTGCTGTGCCTGGCCGACACGGGCGTGGTCCGCGAGGTGGTGTTCGGCGAGCAAGGCATCGCCCAGGGCGGGCGCAGCGGCCAGTTGCTGGTGGATTTCTCCAGCCTCGAGCCAACCGCTACCCGTGACATGGCCGCGGAGCTTGCGGCCCTGTGCGGCATGGCCTGGCTGGATGCGCCAGTGTCCGGCGGTACGCCAGGCGCCGAGGCGGGTACCCTGGCGATCATGGTGGGCGGTGACGCTGCGGACCTGGCGCGCGTGCGCCCGGTGTTGCTGACCCTCGGCCAGCGCGTGACGCACATGGGGGCGGTTGGTGCCGGCCAGGTGACCAAGGCCTGCAACCAGATGATCGTTGCCTGCAATGCCCTGGTGATTGCCGAGGTTGTGGCCCTGGCCGAACGCTCAGGGGTGGATGCCAGCCTGATCGCCGAAGCGCTTTGCGGTGGATTCGCCGACTCCCGGCCGCTGCAGATCCTCGCGCCACAGATGGCGCAAAGTCGCTACACCCCGGTCAAATGGCATGTGCGCACCTTGCTCAAGGACCTCGACACTGCAGTGAAGTTTTCCCGCGAGCAAGGTTCGGCAACACCCATCAGTGGCCTCGCCGCGCAACTGATGCGCCTGCACGGCAGCCAGGGGCATCTGCAAAACGATCCGGCGACCCTGGTAGAGCTGTTCCGCGCTCGGGACTGA